The following proteins come from a genomic window of Paramicrobacterium humi:
- a CDS encoding AAA family ATPase, producing the protein MDRAREVLTTIVGSYGAKVVGQASLRTSLLVALISGGHVLLESVPGLAKTTAAEAIAEAVQASFRRIQCTPDLLPSDIIGTQIYDPRSGSFTTQLGPVHANFVLLDEINRASAKTQSAMLEAMQERQTSIGGENYGLPTPFLVLATQNPIEQEGTYHLPEAQLDRFLIKEVLGYPSIAEEAEIVQRVNAGVYDAGVQHPHVSLDDVLFLQQLVRRVYLDPAILNYIVQAIYVTRHVEQYLPQSLARYVDYGASPRASIAFATVARALAILYGRDHVVPDDVKLFRHQVLRHRLILNFEADADGVSPETIVDAVFGVVQAP; encoded by the coding sequence ATGGACAGGGCCCGCGAGGTGCTCACCACGATCGTGGGATCCTACGGCGCCAAGGTCGTCGGGCAGGCGAGCCTGCGCACGAGCCTGCTCGTCGCGCTCATCTCGGGCGGACACGTTCTTCTCGAGAGCGTTCCCGGGCTCGCGAAGACCACGGCGGCCGAGGCCATCGCCGAAGCCGTGCAGGCGAGCTTCCGCCGCATCCAGTGCACGCCGGACCTGCTGCCCTCCGACATCATCGGCACGCAGATCTACGATCCGCGCAGCGGCTCGTTCACGACCCAGCTCGGGCCCGTGCACGCGAACTTCGTGCTGCTCGACGAGATCAACCGGGCGAGTGCGAAGACGCAGTCCGCGATGCTCGAAGCCATGCAGGAGCGCCAGACCTCCATCGGGGGCGAGAACTACGGCTTGCCCACGCCGTTCCTCGTGCTGGCGACGCAGAACCCCATCGAGCAGGAGGGCACCTACCACCTGCCGGAGGCGCAGCTCGACCGCTTCCTCATCAAGGAGGTTCTCGGCTACCCGAGCATCGCCGAAGAGGCCGAGATCGTGCAGCGCGTCAACGCGGGCGTGTATGACGCCGGCGTGCAGCATCCGCACGTCAGCCTCGATGACGTGCTGTTCCTGCAGCAGCTCGTGCGCCGCGTGTACCTCGATCCCGCGATCCTCAACTACATCGTGCAGGCGATCTACGTCACGCGCCACGTCGAGCAGTATCTGCCGCAATCCCTCGCCCGGTACGTCGACTACGGCGCGAGCCCGCGCGCGAGCATCGCGTTCGCCACCGTCGCGCGGGCGCTCGCGATTCTCTACGGCCGTGACCACGTCGTGCCCGACGACGTCAAGCTGTTCCGTCACCAGGTGCTGAGGCACCGGCTGATCCTGAACTTCGAGGCGGACGCCGACGGCGTCTCGCCCGAGACCATCGTCGACGCCGTCTTCGGCGTCGTCCAGGCTCCGTAG
- a CDS encoding DUF58 domain-containing protein, which translates to MTQLLHRVKSKLAIRAHRRVRGVLDGEYASVFHGKSLEFDELRPYVPGDEVKDIDWKATARYGVPFTKLYVAQRKHTVMLVVDTGRNLAALGADGRAKRDTAVLAAGIIGYLAHRHGDLVGLVCGDADGVHAVRAGGTESQLEQLLAHIDRRARADSGRSDLDRLLGYVTRRIRRRMILVVLSDDERISPERERLLRRLHAQHEILWLSIADADLMSGELAERDMIDVDDGRMLPEFIRRSATLRSEYRTATVEQTERTRDQLEALGVTGVRITGEDDAVPQIFRLLEKHNHARR; encoded by the coding sequence ATGACGCAATTGCTCCACCGGGTGAAGTCGAAGCTCGCGATTCGCGCGCATCGACGCGTCAGGGGAGTGCTCGACGGGGAATACGCCTCGGTCTTCCACGGCAAGAGCCTCGAGTTCGACGAGCTCCGGCCCTACGTGCCCGGCGACGAGGTCAAGGACATCGACTGGAAGGCGACGGCGCGCTACGGGGTTCCCTTCACGAAGCTCTACGTCGCCCAGCGCAAGCACACCGTGATGCTCGTCGTCGACACGGGGCGGAACCTCGCCGCCCTCGGAGCCGACGGACGTGCGAAGCGGGACACGGCGGTGCTCGCCGCGGGCATCATCGGGTACCTCGCTCACCGGCACGGTGACCTCGTCGGCCTCGTCTGCGGGGACGCCGACGGCGTGCATGCGGTGCGCGCGGGCGGGACCGAGTCGCAGCTCGAGCAGCTGCTCGCCCACATCGACCGGCGCGCACGTGCGGACTCCGGCCGCAGCGACCTCGACCGCCTGCTCGGATATGTCACGCGCCGCATTCGTCGTCGCATGATTCTCGTCGTCCTCTCCGACGACGAGCGCATCTCCCCCGAGCGCGAGCGGCTGCTGCGCCGCCTGCACGCGCAGCACGAGATTCTCTGGCTCAGCATCGCCGACGCCGACCTCATGAGCGGCGAACTCGCCGAACGGGACATGATCGACGTAGACGACGGCCGCATGCTGCCCGAGTTCATCCGCCGCAGCGCGACGCTGCGCTCCGAGTACCGCACGGCGACCGTGGAACAGACCGAGCGCACGCGCGACCAGCTCGAAGCCCTCGGCGTGACGGGCGTTCGCATCACGGGCGAGGACGATGCGGTCCCGCAGATCTTCCGACTGCTCGAGAAGCACAACCATGCCAGGCGATAA
- a CDS encoding vWA domain-containing protein: protein MELINGWMPLAWLAAIAAFAVVIVLVRSRRRRASRSAARIAHAERLAALPGYATARSRLRALLIAGVAVAGVLLLSAIALSSRIVAVTSHEPELHNRDIVLCLDTSGSMTDYDVAILDTFATLVDSFEGERIGLTIFNASAVTVFPLTTDYDYVTEQMSKLRENMADPDTDYAYTDGTLLGDGSSLIGDGLASCVMRFDNLDEERSRSIIFATDNFVAGKQLISLPEAGRYASENGVTVFGVNPGDAAAKDYIAELATEMRETVESTGGSYYALADPDAIPGIVHAIQSEEATAMTGPPQMVRTDQPVPYLWIALLSTIALMLLGWRLRR from the coding sequence GTGGAACTGATAAACGGTTGGATGCCGCTCGCGTGGCTCGCCGCGATCGCCGCGTTCGCGGTAGTCATCGTTCTCGTGCGCAGCCGCCGGCGTCGCGCCTCCCGCTCCGCGGCCCGCATCGCGCACGCGGAACGGCTCGCCGCGCTCCCCGGCTACGCCACGGCGAGATCCCGGCTGCGCGCCCTCCTCATCGCCGGCGTCGCCGTCGCCGGCGTGCTGCTGCTGTCGGCGATAGCGCTGAGCTCCCGCATCGTCGCGGTCACCTCGCATGAGCCAGAACTGCACAATCGCGACATCGTGCTGTGTCTTGACACCTCCGGCTCGATGACCGACTACGACGTCGCCATCCTCGACACCTTCGCGACGCTCGTCGACAGCTTCGAAGGGGAGCGCATCGGACTGACGATCTTCAACGCGTCCGCTGTCACGGTGTTCCCGCTCACGACCGACTACGACTACGTGACCGAGCAGATGTCGAAGCTGCGCGAGAACATGGCGGATCCCGACACGGACTACGCGTACACCGACGGGACCCTGCTGGGCGACGGCTCCTCGCTGATCGGCGACGGACTGGCATCCTGTGTCATGCGCTTCGACAATCTCGACGAGGAGCGCTCGCGATCGATAATCTTCGCGACTGACAACTTCGTCGCCGGCAAGCAGCTCATCTCGCTGCCCGAAGCGGGACGGTACGCGAGCGAGAACGGCGTCACGGTGTTCGGCGTCAACCCGGGAGACGCGGCGGCGAAGGACTACATCGCCGAACTCGCGACCGAGATGCGCGAGACCGTGGAGAGCACGGGCGGCTCGTACTATGCGCTCGCCGATCCCGACGCGATCCCCGGCATCGTGCACGCGATCCAGAGCGAAGAGGCGACGGCGATGACCGGGCCTCCGCAAATGGTGCGCACCGACCAGCCCGTGCCGTACCTGTGGATCGCCCTGCTCTCGACGATCGCGCTCATGCTGCTCGGGTGGAGGCTGCGCCGATGA
- a CDS encoding vWA domain-containing protein, giving the protein MTFAPIMPGMLLLALYLVLAGFAIAQAVLAHGRAARVHWFARLAMVTLACLMALRPSLGPDGAPSTVGGDVDVYFVVDTTSSMAAEDWDGDAPRLNGVREDITRLVAGLAGARFSLVTFDAATVQRVPLTTDAGAIDQSVAALTQEITAYSTGSSISAPVDKLSTLLADDPDDHTTILYYLGDGEQTASESPESFSSLAAFIDGGAVLGYGTADGGRMREYLGYDTDEPNEYIPDPSTGGDAISHIDEDALGRIADELGVSYLHRDAGTSPDAALDGISVHADQASVAEPSASAELYWLLAIPFGLLAFVELGGLLVGLRELREPKGARDA; this is encoded by the coding sequence ATGACCTTCGCCCCGATCATGCCCGGCATGCTCCTGCTCGCGCTCTACCTCGTGCTCGCCGGCTTCGCCATCGCGCAGGCCGTTCTCGCTCACGGACGGGCGGCGCGCGTGCACTGGTTCGCTCGGCTCGCCATGGTGACGCTCGCGTGCCTCATGGCTCTTCGGCCCTCCCTCGGGCCCGACGGCGCGCCGTCCACCGTCGGCGGTGACGTCGACGTGTATTTCGTCGTCGACACGACCAGCAGCATGGCCGCGGAGGACTGGGACGGCGACGCCCCGCGCCTCAACGGGGTGCGCGAAGACATCACGAGGCTCGTGGCGGGACTCGCCGGGGCTCGCTTCTCTCTCGTCACGTTCGACGCCGCCACCGTGCAGCGGGTGCCGCTCACGACGGATGCCGGTGCGATCGACCAGTCCGTCGCCGCGCTCACCCAGGAGATCACCGCCTACTCGACGGGCAGCAGCATCTCGGCGCCCGTCGACAAGCTCTCGACGCTGCTCGCCGACGACCCGGACGACCACACGACGATCCTGTACTACCTCGGCGACGGCGAGCAGACCGCAAGCGAGAGTCCCGAGAGCTTCTCGAGCCTCGCCGCGTTCATCGACGGGGGAGCGGTGCTCGGCTACGGAACCGCAGACGGCGGCCGCATGCGCGAGTACCTGGGCTACGACACCGACGAGCCGAACGAGTACATTCCCGACCCGAGCACGGGCGGGGACGCGATCTCCCACATCGACGAAGACGCTCTCGGCCGCATCGCCGACGAGCTCGGCGTCTCGTACCTGCACAGGGACGCCGGCACCTCGCCGGACGCCGCGCTCGACGGCATCAGCGTGCACGCCGACCAGGCGAGCGTGGCGGAGCCCTCCGCATCAGCGGAGCTGTATTGGCTGCTCGCCATCCCGTTCGGACTGCTCGCCTTCGTCGAGCTCGGCGGCCTGCTCGTCGGACTGCGAGAGCTGCGCGAGCCGAAGGGGGCTCGCGATGCCTGA